One window of Magnetovibrio sp. genomic DNA carries:
- a CDS encoding cell wall hydrolase: protein MNAPEKLFDTKTMKRDNDLHAQRKRDVDVLARTIYGEARGEPVRGKEAVACVVMNRVKRAKARGGYWWGDTVEKVCLKPWQFSCWNENDPNREKIERIEPGHRVFDTCLRIARRAVSGCLEDPTRGATHYHTEQASPPWSRGRPACAEIGRHLFYNDIE from the coding sequence ATGAACGCGCCCGAAAAACTCTTCGACACCAAAACCATGAAACGGGACAACGATCTGCACGCCCAGCGCAAACGCGATGTTGATGTGTTGGCACGCACCATCTATGGCGAGGCACGCGGCGAACCCGTGCGGGGTAAGGAGGCAGTAGCCTGTGTCGTCATGAACCGCGTCAAACGCGCCAAGGCCCGGGGCGGTTATTGGTGGGGCGATACGGTCGAGAAGGTGTGTCTCAAGCCGTGGCAGTTTTCATGCTGGAACGAAAACGACCCCAACCGCGAAAAGATCGAACGGATCGAACCCGGCCACCGGGTGTTCGATACTTGTTTGCGCATCGCGCGCCGCGCGGTGTCGGGTTGTCTCGAAGATCCGACCCGTGGCGCGACCCACTACCACACCGAACAAGCCAGCCCGCCGTGGTCGCGCGGCCGTCCCGCATGTGCGGAGATCGGGCGTCACCTGTTTTACAACGACATCGAATAA
- the scpA gene encoding methylmalonyl-CoA mutase, with protein MNDKPTLTQWDALATKELKGAGPEELIWETPEGIAVKPLYTAEDLEGIEQVNSLPGFDPFMRGPRATMYAGRPWTIRQYAGFSTAEESNKFYRANLKAGQKGLSVAFDLATHRGYDSDHPRVSGDVGKAGVAIDSVEDMKILFDGIPLDEMSVSMTMNGAVLPVLAGYIVAAEEQGVDQSKLSGTIQNDILKEFMVRNTYIYPPEPSMRIVSDIIGYTSQHMPRYNSISISGYHMQEAGATCVQELAYTIADGIEYVRTAIASGMDVDSFAPRLSFFFAIGINFFMEVAKLRAARVLWAELMEQFNPKNPQSKMLRTHCQTSGVSLTAKDPYNNVIRTTVEAMAAVLGGTQSLHTNSLDEALALPTPFSARIARNTQLVLQEETGITKVVDPLAGSFYVESLTNAVAVEARKLIKEVEDVGGMTKAVQTGLPKMRIEEAAARKQARIDSLEEVVVGVNKYTLDKEDPIDLLEVDNSAVRDAQIKRLGDIRASRNQGAVDGALQALRDAAKSGDGNLLDLAIKATRVRATVGEISDALEDVYTRYQATTHTITGVYGAALKSDDAYAQAHDEVEAFATERGRRPRMLVVKMGQDGHDRGAKVISTAFADLGFEVDVGALFQTPAEAAQEAVENDVHAIGVSTQAGGHKTLVPELIDELKKRDADDIVIIVGGVVPERDHPFLVDAGVAAVFEPGTHIPTAARKVLDCIKATRKTV; from the coding sequence ATGAACGACAAGCCAACCCTGACACAATGGGATGCTTTAGCAACGAAAGAATTAAAGGGCGCAGGCCCCGAAGAACTGATCTGGGAAACGCCGGAAGGCATCGCGGTCAAACCGCTTTATACGGCTGAAGATCTGGAAGGGATCGAGCAGGTCAACTCCCTGCCCGGCTTCGATCCGTTCATGCGCGGACCGCGCGCCACCATGTACGCCGGTCGTCCGTGGACGATCCGTCAATACGCGGGCTTTTCCACCGCGGAAGAATCCAACAAGTTTTATCGCGCCAATCTCAAGGCCGGCCAAAAAGGCCTGTCGGTGGCGTTCGATCTGGCCACCCATCGCGGCTACGATTCTGATCACCCGCGCGTCAGCGGCGACGTCGGCAAGGCCGGCGTGGCGATCGACAGCGTCGAAGACATGAAAATCCTATTCGACGGCATTCCGTTGGACGAGATGAGCGTCTCCATGACCATGAACGGTGCCGTGCTGCCGGTGCTGGCGGGCTACATCGTCGCGGCCGAAGAGCAAGGCGTCGATCAGTCCAAGCTGTCGGGCACCATCCAGAACGACATTCTCAAAGAGTTCATGGTGCGCAACACCTATATCTATCCGCCCGAACCAAGCATGCGGATCGTGTCCGACATCATCGGCTACACCTCCCAGCACATGCCGCGCTACAACTCGATCTCGATTTCCGGCTATCACATGCAAGAAGCCGGGGCGACCTGCGTGCAGGAATTGGCCTACACCATCGCCGACGGCATCGAATACGTGCGCACCGCCATTGCGTCGGGCATGGACGTCGACAGCTTTGCACCGCGCTTGTCGTTCTTTTTCGCCATCGGCATAAACTTCTTCATGGAAGTCGCCAAACTGCGCGCCGCACGCGTGCTGTGGGCGGAACTGATGGAACAGTTCAATCCGAAAAACCCGCAATCGAAAATGCTCCGCACCCACTGCCAGACATCGGGCGTGTCGCTGACGGCAAAGGACCCTTACAACAACGTCATCCGCACCACGGTCGAGGCCATGGCGGCGGTGTTGGGCGGCACGCAAAGCCTGCACACCAACTCGCTGGACGAAGCGCTGGCCTTGCCGACGCCGTTTTCCGCGCGCATCGCGCGCAACACCCAGTTGGTTCTGCAGGAAGAAACCGGCATCACCAAGGTCGTCGATCCGCTGGCCGGCAGCTTTTATGTCGAAAGCCTCACCAACGCGGTCGCCGTTGAGGCCCGCAAACTGATCAAAGAGGTCGAAGACGTCGGCGGCATGACCAAGGCGGTGCAGACCGGCCTGCCGAAAATGCGCATTGAAGAAGCCGCCGCGCGCAAACAGGCGCGCATCGACAGCTTGGAAGAAGTCGTGGTCGGCGTGAACAAGTACACGCTGGACAAGGAAGACCCGATCGATTTGTTGGAGGTCGACAACTCAGCGGTGCGCGACGCCCAGATCAAACGCCTGGGCGACATCCGCGCCAGCCGCAACCAAGGTGCTGTCGACGGTGCGTTGCAAGCTTTGCGCGATGCAGCTAAATCCGGTGACGGCAACCTGTTGGATCTCGCCATCAAGGCCACCCGCGTGCGCGCCACGGTGGGGGAAATTTCCGACGCCTTGGAAGACGTCTACACCCGCTACCAAGCCACGACCCACACCATCACCGGCGTGTACGGCGCAGCGTTGAAAAGCGATGACGCCTACGCCCAAGCCCACGATGAGGTCGAAGCCTTCGCCACTGAACGCGGTCGTCGCCCGCGCATGTTGGTGGTGAAGATGGGCCAGGACGGCCACGATCGCGGCGCGAAAGTGATCTCCACCGCGTTCGCCGATTTGGGCTTCGAGGTCGATGTCGGCGCGCTGTTCCAAACGCCGGCCGAGGCCGCCCAGGAAGCGGTCGAAAACGACGTCCACGCCATCGGCGTATCCACCCAAGCAGGCGGCCACAAGACCTTGGTGCCGGAACTGATCGATGAGCTCAAGAAGCGCGACGCCGACGACATCGTCATCATCGTCGGCGGCGTGGTGCCGGAACGCGATCATCCGTTCTTGGTCGATGCTGGCGTCGCCGCCGTGTTCGAACCCGGCACCCACATCCCCACTGCCGCGCGCAAAGTGCTCGACTGCATCAAGGCCACGCGCAAAACGGTATAG
- a CDS encoding 3TM-type holin has protein sequence MFPAIIAPLLTGLLGVVDKAVEDKDQAAQIKARLNELALSGNMKELEAAASIIVAEAQGESWLQRNWRPLLMVLFGVIIANNYVVVPIFNTPAAEIPPDMWDLLKLGVGGYVVGRTVEKGLKTWPKT, from the coding sequence ATGTTTCCCGCAATCATCGCCCCGTTGCTGACGGGGTTGCTCGGCGTCGTCGACAAGGCGGTCGAAGACAAGGACCAAGCCGCCCAGATTAAGGCGCGGCTCAATGAACTGGCGCTGTCTGGCAACATGAAGGAACTGGAAGCGGCGGCGAGCATCATCGTCGCCGAAGCCCAGGGCGAAAGCTGGCTGCAACGCAATTGGCGACCGCTGCTGATGGTGCTGTTCGGCGTGATCATCGCCAACAACTATGTCGTGGTGCCAATATTCAACACCCCCGCCGCCGAAATTCCCCCCGACATGTGGGACCTGCTCAAACTCGGCGTCGGTGGCTACGTGGTCGGCCGCACGGTGGAGAAGGGGTTGAAGACGTGGCCTAAAACGTAA
- the terL gene encoding phage terminase large subunit — protein sequence MEELGPPPDFAEFVAIWNKDQNLTTPRHHKNISAWLEKSWNGKDRELLLMAFRNSGKSTLVGLFCAWLLARDPSLRIMVLAADLSLARKMTRNVKRIIERHPMCAGLKPKSRDQWASDQFTVNRDSELRDPSMLAKGIIANITGSRADVVICDDVEVPNTSDTAQKREDLRERLDEIDYVLVPGGLQLYVGTPHTFYTIYAKVARRDVGEDQPYLDGFKRLEIPIYDAQGRSRWPERFPTKKIEAIRRRTGPNKFRSQMLLQAVDIAEGRLDADLLIPYGDELSYAEMNGEAVLSLGAQKLVSASAWWDPSFGAPERGDRSVIACVYTSEDGRYWLHRIKYMTHDPSLVAEVSEAEQLCRMAVEFVNDLHLPSVTLETNGIGKFLPSLLRRELDSQGVACAVLEKSSSVAKDRRILEAFDAPLAAGRIHVHERVKETPFITEMREWRPGCKAPDDGLDAVAGCLLAEPVRLPRNPNAQQKTIRPSWAGGGRAFAAKTSFEL from the coding sequence ATGGAAGAACTCGGTCCTCCCCCGGACTTCGCTGAATTTGTCGCCATCTGGAACAAGGACCAAAACCTAACCACCCCACGTCATCACAAAAACATCTCGGCGTGGCTGGAAAAAAGTTGGAACGGAAAAGATCGCGAACTGCTTTTGATGGCGTTTCGCAATTCGGGCAAGTCGACTTTGGTCGGCCTTTTTTGTGCCTGGCTTTTGGCCCGTGATCCAAGCCTGCGCATCATGGTGTTGGCGGCGGATTTGTCGTTGGCGCGAAAAATGACGCGCAACGTCAAACGCATCATCGAACGCCATCCCATGTGCGCGGGCCTCAAACCCAAAAGCCGCGATCAATGGGCGTCGGATCAGTTCACCGTCAACCGCGACAGCGAACTGCGCGACCCATCGATGTTGGCCAAGGGCATCATCGCCAACATCACCGGATCGCGTGCCGACGTGGTGATTTGCGACGACGTCGAAGTGCCCAACACCTCGGACACGGCGCAAAAGCGCGAAGATTTGCGCGAGCGTTTGGACGAGATCGACTATGTCTTGGTGCCCGGCGGCTTGCAGCTTTACGTCGGCACGCCGCACACTTTCTACACCATCTATGCTAAGGTCGCGCGTCGCGATGTGGGTGAAGACCAGCCTTACCTCGATGGCTTCAAGCGCTTGGAAATTCCCATCTATGACGCCCAGGGGCGTTCCAGGTGGCCGGAGCGTTTTCCGACTAAGAAGATCGAAGCCATCCGCAGACGCACGGGTCCCAACAAGTTCCGCAGCCAAATGCTATTGCAGGCCGTCGATATCGCCGAAGGGCGATTGGATGCGGACCTCTTGATCCCTTACGGGGACGAATTGAGCTATGCGGAAATGAACGGCGAGGCGGTGCTCAGTCTTGGCGCGCAAAAGCTGGTGTCGGCCAGTGCATGGTGGGATCCCAGTTTTGGCGCGCCAGAGCGCGGCGACCGATCGGTCATCGCGTGTGTCTACACATCCGAAGATGGCCGCTATTGGCTGCACCGCATCAAGTATATGACCCATGATCCATCATTGGTGGCGGAGGTGTCGGAGGCCGAGCAGCTGTGCCGCATGGCGGTCGAGTTTGTCAACGATCTGCACCTGCCGTCCGTGACGCTGGAAACCAATGGCATCGGCAAGTTTCTCCCCAGCCTGTTGCGCCGGGAACTGGACAGCCAAGGGGTGGCGTGCGCGGTGCTGGAAAAGTCTTCCAGCGTCGCCAAGGATCGCCGCATCCTCGAAGCGTTCGACGCGCCGCTGGCGGCGGGGCGCATTCATGTGCACGAACGGGTCAAGGAAACGCCGTTCATCACGGAAATGCGTGAATGGCGCCCCGGTTGCAAAGCACCCGACGATGGGTTGGATGCGGTCGCGGGGTGCTTGTTGGCCGAACCCGTGCGGCTGCCGCGCAATCCCAATGCACAGCAAAAAACGATACGGCCAAGCTGGGCCGGCGGCGGTCGGGCGTTCGCGGCGAAAACCAGCTTCGAACTCTAA